The Nocardioides campestrisoli genome includes a window with the following:
- a CDS encoding LLM class flavin-dependent oxidoreductase, which produces MTATPISILDLAQVGAGDTAADSFRASVEIARLAERTGYRRVWYAEHHNMPTIASSATAVLIAHVAAHTSSIRLGAGGVMLPNHSPLVIAEQFGTLATLHPDRIDLGLGRAPGSDQNTMRALRRDPHSADSFPTDVQELQGYLTGHSKIPGVDAIPGKGTNVPLFILGSSLFGAQLAAALGLPYAFASHFAPQALTQAVATYRRSFQPSEQLAEPYVIAGVNVVASDSSEEAHALLRESQRLRVSQLVGRGRTFSDAEADAVLDSPSGQQIKQMSHYTAVGDPAEVRDYLDKFTVHADADELIVASMARSTEATLRSFEMVAQVMELAG; this is translated from the coding sequence ATGACCGCCACCCCGATCTCGATCCTCGACCTTGCCCAAGTAGGAGCCGGAGACACCGCGGCGGACAGCTTCCGCGCCAGCGTCGAGATCGCTCGGCTCGCGGAGCGCACCGGCTATCGCCGGGTCTGGTACGCCGAGCACCACAACATGCCGACCATCGCCTCGTCGGCGACCGCCGTCCTGATCGCGCACGTGGCCGCCCACACCTCCTCCATCCGGCTCGGCGCCGGCGGGGTGATGCTGCCCAACCACTCCCCGCTGGTGATCGCCGAGCAGTTCGGCACCCTCGCCACGCTGCACCCCGACCGGATCGACCTCGGCCTGGGCCGCGCGCCGGGCAGCGACCAGAACACGATGCGGGCACTCCGCCGCGACCCGCACTCCGCCGACTCGTTCCCCACCGACGTGCAGGAGCTGCAGGGCTACCTGACCGGCCACTCCAAGATCCCGGGCGTGGACGCCATTCCGGGCAAGGGGACGAACGTGCCCCTCTTCATCCTCGGCTCGTCCCTGTTCGGGGCGCAGCTGGCGGCGGCGCTGGGCCTGCCGTACGCGTTCGCCTCGCACTTCGCCCCGCAGGCGCTGACCCAGGCGGTGGCGACCTACCGGCGCAGCTTCCAGCCCTCGGAGCAGCTGGCCGAGCCGTACGTGATCGCCGGGGTCAACGTCGTCGCCTCCGACTCCAGCGAGGAGGCGCACGCGCTGCTGCGCGAGTCCCAGCGGCTGCGGGTGTCCCAGCTCGTCGGCCGGGGCCGCACCTTCAGCGACGCCGAGGCGGACGCCGTCCTGGACTCGCCGTCCGGTCAGCAGATCAAGCAGATGAGCCACTACACCGCGGTGGGCGACCCGGCCGAGGTGCGCGACTACCTCGACAAGTTCACCGTGCACGCCGACGCCGACGAGCTGATCGTCGCCTCGATGGCGCGCAGCACCGAGGCGACGCTGCGCTCCTTCGAGATGGTCGCGCAGGTGATGGAGCTGGCGGGGTGA
- a CDS encoding dipeptidase, protein MDLRTRISELMPQARAELAELVSIPSVFDPRQFPVEECTRAADWVRAAFAAVGFEDARLEETPDGSMAVVGSRPGPDPAAPTVLLYSHYDVQPPLDDAAWRTPPFELTEVDGRWYGRGAADCKGNIVSHLAALRALGDDVPVNLKLVVEGSEELGDGGLERYVPEHADLLRADAILVCDTGNAAVGQPAITASLRGLVEMVVRVDALPSELHSGVFGGAAPDALAALIAMLASLRDAAGDTTVAGLPHDEVWDGAPYDEAAFRSDAGIGDEESLLGSGSVSDMLWARPALTVVGIDCPPVVGSSASITPTASARLNLRIPPGTDPAQAERALADHLRAAAPWGVSVECTTEFTGAPFRARTDGPAYRTMRAAMSQTYGRDPVLLGQGGSIPLCNVFEETYPDAEQVLMGVEEPQTLIHAPNESVDPTEIERMALVLALFLQDYAGS, encoded by the coding sequence CAGGCTCGTGCCGAGCTGGCCGAGCTCGTGTCCATCCCGTCCGTGTTCGATCCACGGCAGTTCCCGGTCGAGGAGTGCACGCGGGCTGCGGACTGGGTCCGCGCCGCGTTCGCCGCGGTCGGGTTCGAGGACGCGCGGCTCGAGGAGACGCCGGACGGAAGCATGGCGGTGGTGGGCTCGCGGCCAGGTCCTGACCCAGCCGCGCCGACGGTGCTGCTCTACAGCCACTACGACGTGCAGCCACCGCTCGACGACGCCGCGTGGCGGACGCCTCCGTTCGAGCTGACCGAGGTGGACGGGCGCTGGTACGGACGCGGCGCCGCAGACTGCAAGGGCAACATCGTCAGTCACCTGGCGGCGCTGCGGGCCCTCGGCGACGACGTGCCCGTCAACCTCAAGCTGGTCGTGGAGGGATCCGAGGAGCTGGGCGACGGCGGGCTGGAGCGGTACGTGCCCGAGCACGCGGACCTGCTCCGCGCCGACGCCATCCTGGTCTGCGACACCGGCAACGCGGCGGTCGGGCAGCCGGCGATCACCGCCAGCCTGCGTGGCCTGGTCGAGATGGTGGTGCGGGTGGACGCGCTGCCGTCCGAGCTGCACTCGGGGGTGTTCGGCGGCGCCGCCCCCGACGCCCTGGCCGCGTTGATCGCCATGCTGGCCTCACTGCGCGACGCGGCCGGGGACACCACGGTCGCCGGCCTGCCCCACGACGAGGTCTGGGACGGGGCGCCGTACGACGAGGCGGCGTTCCGCAGCGACGCCGGGATCGGGGACGAGGAGTCCCTGCTGGGGTCCGGGAGCGTGTCGGACATGCTGTGGGCCCGACCGGCGCTCACCGTCGTGGGGATCGACTGCCCGCCCGTGGTGGGGTCCAGCGCCTCCATCACCCCCACGGCGAGCGCCCGCCTCAACCTCCGCATCCCGCCGGGCACCGACCCCGCGCAGGCCGAGCGTGCCCTGGCCGACCACCTGCGCGCGGCCGCTCCGTGGGGCGTCTCGGTCGAGTGCACCACCGAGTTCACCGGGGCGCCGTTCCGGGCCCGCACCGACGGGCCCGCCTACCGGACGATGCGTGCCGCGATGAGCCAGACCTACGGGCGGGACCCCGTCCTCCTCGGGCAAGGTGGATCGATCCCGCTGTGCAACGTGTTCGAGGAGACCTACCCCGACGCCGAACAGGTGCTGATGGGTGTCGAGGAGCCGCAGACGCTGATCCACGCCCCCAACGAGAGCGTCGATCCCACCGAGATCGAGCGGATGGCGCTGGTCCTGGCGCTCTTCCTGCAGGACTACGCCGGTTCCTAG